The Hevea brasiliensis isolate MT/VB/25A 57/8 chromosome 9, ASM3005281v1, whole genome shotgun sequence nucleotide sequence gaagaggtggtcgtgCCAAGCGCGCAAAcgtaacctcctagggtctccgctccACCGGGGTGGATCGACCATCAAGGCACGCACCTTCTTCGTGGAGGGAGAATCTCCTATGGACGAAGCCGCCATCGATCTCGCAAGAGTCCGACCGCAATCGCTcaccaggagtacaatattcgtcctgattcgtacgaacttatccggtgtcatggcgatcaccgagccgatcacttctttgaagagaatgacctggttatggtatacgaggaacagttaaaggccggtcttcggttccctctggatgacttcttcaaggaggtcctaaaacttcaccgagtgtgcattgctcaagttcaccctaactcgtggcggatcttagtagccttccgaggcctatgccgagctaagggaatcagacctacggctaaggtgttcgccaaactacacaggctaactcgccgaaaggacgacgagcactggttctttcaggcgaagcctcattgcgagcTCTTCactgatctgccctcctcccttaaaaattggaagaaccacttctttattctgaggagcaaaaatccgacctactttgaggacttccctcgtagctggtggcaccaggggcccttgcttccgaagcgcataaccctgaaccaggaggaaagcttgatagtgatggatctgaagaatcaggctgccactcaaaagtattctgctTAGATGCgtgatcgccgagccgcaccattgacCTTATACCGCcaccgccaagatcgcgaacttcgctCTCGACTTCaagatcggtattttctacatctcgatctcagaccttagcgatctcaccgactcttctttgtgcggtatggcgggtgatgagggttctaggaagctaagaaagaaagagagatctccgtaaagtaaaggagatgaagcgtcgtAAATGCTTCAACTCCCGCCATGAACcgtggagacgcaaggaggcccgccccgaccttcgggcCTCCGATCACCAAgccgtccgatctcctcctcaacagaagAGCGGCCCACCTCCTCCACCGCCTCCAAGCAcgtaaaggggtccttctcaatcttctcgtgagagcctcttctcgtggTGCTCAAACGCTGATCGAGTCCTCAAGAATACCGACTGTCCGGAGAACCCCGCTTTGCCaaagttttggggtcttccatccgcCGGAGGATCGACAAGCTATCCCTGatagccttgacgatatcttgactcgatccatgagctcgatcgcggagtgtccgtgaactgcaCCATAGTTCGAAAAGGCTCATCGCTCGGGCAAGGaaatcgagaagaagaatcaggaaatgaCTTCCTCCGATCCTAACTCGCATCCGCTCgtggattacatatctcaagttgaggggcgtaagttctatgaagacagtggCCGCCGAATGTAATCATGTTCGccgaaagggatcgtgctctggGAAGTCCAGCGCCCGGGCCAATGAAGCTTCTCGTGTcgccaacttatcgaggagcttaaggcgaaagacgaagagatggtgacagggataccggtgcctatgtgaatgttACAAGGACCTCTTGACCGAACCTAAGCTGCTACCTAAGAGGACTTCTCGATGGCCGACTGCTcccgggcgagggtgaggatagtgaagaggaaggagaggatgagcgaaatgtagatcaggctgggggatcacccccagccgaataacttgtacaaattttgcaatgaaatgaaatagaatgcctttttgttcgatgaatggttgtgatcggaaaatttctaaacacttgattgtctgagtatattgaaacaactgaaaactattattatcccaagtgtgagagatcggaaaatacaacatgcatgagattgctaaacgggacttaattgaaaattttggcttgaacatctaagatcgggatcttcattaaaccggattagaaccttagcttgattattcctaaacttttaaaagagaggtcgatcataaatattggcagcaaggttctagtgttagttcaatttcgtctgacaagagagatcgggaatatagttaactggtcaggatatttgacaattggcttgagagatcggtgaacgatttgagagaccggtaagacTTTAACGGATATGAGAGCTTATCATTGACTCAactttctgtgaagagagatcggaaccgtggttagatggcaaggagagacttagtgctagggatcggtttcgaagtttattgattctggggatcggccaaaatatggtgtcgacatgaattttattttttcaaaattattttaatgaaattttatgataatttttaatttagatattagaaaccttttatatatatgtatagtcaattttaattaaaacatatatgattaaatttatatttatatttataacatatataataatatataatttaaaaaataaaaatataatatataaaataattaaaatattaatttaattttaattttttttattaaatgatataacaatataaaatttcaagatatcaatataataaaaataaaaatttataatgataatgtaataaattaataaaaattcattttaaaaattattttattttttaattttacaaataattttctttcTCATTAATTTAGATATGCAATTTCATTATACAAttaacattattttaaattataaaaaatttaaaataaaaatatacaaatcaaacctttttaaaaaaattaaaataataaaatttaaatgaattaaattcaattagctaatttacatttattattaatttattttaatttataaatatttttacttatttatatttttaaaacttgttattatatatttttttattatattgcaTTTAtgtttataattatgttaatattatatgctaataataaaatacatAACTTTCCTAAAAATGCGTtcgaataaaaaaataatttctaaattaataaatatttttatttatataattaattaaactgaaattaaaataaatattttaatttaaataattaaatataatattaataatattatataatatataaataaattaataaaaagttatataaaaaattaaataaatcgtGCCACGCTCATATTCTAAAAAAAACTCCTATATATaacatttaaatttgaaatttatatatatatataatcatgcATATGAAGTTTAtaagaatttatttttttatttaaaaaaattttcattttaaaataaatagtatttatatataattaaataatttttttttttaaattcttttcttgtaagttatttattttaaatgaactcattatatatatatatatatatatatatatatatatccactcTAGTATCATATTAACAAACAATCTAATCTTAAAAATTAAGAGATCAATTATCAAAATCATGCCATGTTagatgatttaatttaattttgattgtaAACTAAAAAATTAACCAACattaaaattatcaaaaaattaactaattataaaaaatgaaaattcttgatattttatcattaaatctaattaaaagaccataaattctaatttttaatttaaaagatataactattatatttttaaatgcaACTAATTCCTTTAAAAAAACATAATAAAACATCAAATCCATAGATTGGAGCTAAATACAAATTTTATTAATGTGTTTTAAGTTATATGACTAAAATATCATTATCCCTTATCCggcaaaaaaaattatttatgtcTTTTAAGTTATGTAAAATAgtcataaaattttttaattatttcataataaaattaaattttttaacttaaaaaaaaatcaaatacttcttttaaatttttaaaaatatattatataagtcTTTGGAAACAAATAATCCCATTATCATTCATTTCGCTTTTTATTACTAATTTATCATTCTATATGTGCAAATctatatgcacaattattaaaCCCAGGCCAAACCTGCAAGTTGAATCAGTAAATCAGTGAATCGATTCTCAAATTGGTTtggatttgtaattaaatttgataagaaaGTGACTTGACGTAATCCAGTGACTCGACGGTTAAACTGGTGTAATCTGATTGATCTGACCGgttcaattatttaataaaattcttttttttttctaatttttgatgtaaagaattgaatttaaatatcataaaaagtatttaaaataaaaaataattgaactaaattagtagctttatgtattttattttaatatatttatttttaatatatatttaatattttataaatattgaaaagagaattatacatttataaaaatatttatgcattatattattaaatatttttatataaaatttaaaaatactattaaaatttattaaatataatttaataaatgttaaaattttattttaaataattaaattttaattaattatatttatttatattaataagtgttatatttaattaattttaattaatttttaatgacttATTAGTTGAATAATTGGTTTACTAATTAAATCATTGATCTATTTACTTGGTTCTTTCGCCGAGTCAATATATTGGCCTGGTTTAATAACACTGTTTATATGGAATCACTGGCTTATGGTATAATTTTTCCGTATTTACCAACGTACCATTCTAAGGTATCGGTCACGATTCTTAGAGTTGAGGGTCCGAGATCAGACCGTAGGCTGTGCAATTTCGTCTGATtttaatttggtttgatttagTTTCATCCGGTTCTTTTGATGTCGGTTCTGATTTCGGTTCAGTTCTTTCAGTCCTGTTCTTTTTGTGAGGAGAAACAAATCCAACCCTCGACTCTTCCTCTGTAACGTCTTCTGCTTTTCacttgttctctctctctctctctctctgtctctctctcaaaACTTCTCATCAAGCTATGGCCGATGCGTATTGGAGATACAGCGAAGCACGGCAGCAGCAACAGCAGGCCATTCCTACTCTCGTTGGAAAACGTCCTCGCTCAGACTATGGTAAGTGACGATTCTCTTATCAAAGTTCTCTTTTTTTGTGCCCTATTAAGTTTTCTACTTCTATCTTTTGCAGAAATTagggttttctttttttttaagttcCCGATAAAATTTTCTGAAAGAAGggtttcaatttcttttcttttccttaaaTTTCTCGAAAATTTAACGGAGCTTTGAGGAAATGgagaaatttgatttattttctgTTCGATTTTTAGTTCAATCTATTCCCATTCATAatgtttgattgaattgtgtcACATTGAATTCTCACACAACCATTCTTAGATTTCTATTTCTctcaaaatgatttttttttttgttaacttaaaaggaattaaattaatttattccatgagaattgagaaaaataaattaattaaattgaatcctTGTAAAATTCTAGTTTCCAAACATGGGTGTGTGATTTAGCTTATTACTGAAGCCTCGTCTCAGCCTTTTGTTTTATATGTATGGAACTATTTGTTTGTTCTGTCTGTTGTATAATTGCTTGAATTATTCGAAAACTTATTGCTCCCTACAAAAACCATGTTTTATATGTGTTTGATATCGATGATAGATTTTAGTGGTCAAATTTAAATTAGTAATACTGGCAATTTACTTAGCATGAGGAGGGTTTTATGATAACTTTTATTTGCTTCCAAAATGTGGTGTGATGAATCCCAAAAATATTGGAATGGCTTTATTGGCAAAGGAACTGCATTTGGTCTTTTTTTACTTTAGTTAATGTAAAGGATGAGTTTCTATATATACGTCATAGGTTTTAAAGGCACAAAGGGGTTTCTAAACCTAGACGCAAGGCGCAGCCACGTGCCCAAGAGAGGATCAGTTTCTATATATACGCAATAGGTTTTAGCAAATTTTGCTGTTGATTTTGTGGATCTTATTTAACTCTTATCGCCAATCATTGAAGAAAATCTGGAACTTTCTATTTGCTTTTTGTCCAAGGAGTAATTTCTCAAACAAGGATAAAAATGATCAATTAGTACCAATTAAGAAACCATTTGATAACCTTATAAATGAATGTAGGCAATCTCCTAATTAATTATTCTAATTTAGGACTCGTCGGTTACTATATCATACTATTTTGTACATATGATGAAAAGTGCTGCTGAACTTGTATTTATCTCCCATATGTGATACAAGTAAAGGGGTAGTCCCAATAATCGTGTATTCTCGTGTTATTTGTTTTCAAAAGGAAGGGGCAGCTATTGGCATAgtctttcattaactttgttcttgTAGCCTGGCATTTCTAAAGGACCTAATGACAGTCTCAGCTGTTTATGAGCTATCAATTCTCTCTTGGAGGGCAAtgtttaaaataaagaaaaattcaagAGCATAGGAAGTTTATTCTCTTGAAGAAATTATATGTTTGTAAATAACAGAAAACTccacttcttcttttcttttaccTCTCCTAAAGTCTTGTTTTGATATGTTTTTTCTCCTTGTGTTTTTGGGGGGAGCTTTTAAAACTTCCTCAATTTGGTAAATAATTTATGTTCACTAAAAATTCAATAGGAAATCTGCCTTTGCATTGACTGCAAATCATCTTCAAAACACTCTGCTGATAAATATACAATAACTTCTCCATGCCTGGCAATTTAGGATGTCCAGGCCAGCTGATTCTGATGAACTAGTAGTTTTTAGTATCATTAGTAATTGTTAGCATTACGATTTACGAGATCAACAATCCTGGTTAGTTTAGAACTTTTTTCTCTTATAAATTTCCCTTTGGTATTTTGATTTCCATTTTATACTGAAATGCTATTTATCTGCTCTTGGAATAATGTGCCTTAGCTTGTTCTTTCACCTGGGCCCTTGATTTTCTTAAATAGTTTATTTATTGGAGTACATACTTAATCTTGTAGATGTCCCTAGTGGCCATGAGCTGCCCAATTATTATCCCCGTGATGATGACAGAGCGGCTCTCCGTGCAGTTAGAGATTCAGATTCCATCGGAGTATCCTATGATCGATACCTTCGTGGCACGGTGCTTGGTTTTTCTTAAAGTCTTTCAACTTTATTTCCAGTTTTGTTGCTTTTGAGCATTGAAACTAACCATCAATGATATATTTCAGCCTATGTCGGCCTACAGTGGAGGACAGTCTGCTAGACCAATAAGTGGAGTGCCTAGTCGTCCTGTTGATGATTCGCGTGTTGTAGGTATTGGGAGACTGGACCCAGGGGCTACTGTAAAAGACAGGACAATGGGATTGGGAAGTGGCAGACCTGAGGCCCCACTGCCTCCTGATGCTACCAGTACACTGTTTGTAGAGGGCTTGCCATCTGATTGTACGCGACGGGAGGTGTCACGTATCCTTCAGTTGGCTTCCATGAGTCAATCCTATTATTACTTGACTTTGCCCTTCTAGTTTTATTCCTTCACCTTGGTTAACAGATATCTTTCGCCCTTTTGTTGGCTACAAAGAAGTGAGACTTGTGAGCAAGGAATCAAGACGCGTAAGTTTGTTTCTCCTCCtccacctcttctctctctctttctcttattattattattattattattattattattatgtggaGTGAAAATTTAGTATATTCATGGATTCATTGACTTGAAAAATAGCAGCCGGGGGGAGATCCACTAGTACTTTGTTTTGTTGACTTTTTGAGTCCTGCCCATGCTGCCACTGCAATGGATGCCTTGCAAGGTGAGCTTAACATACTTTACTGTTTTTACCCCTTATAGGTATTGTAATTTTGCATATCCATCGTTTCTCTTTCTGTTTGTTTATTGCTTTCTGCACTTGGTGGAGGTTATTTGTTGTGTTGTATAGCAGCTTTAGTGGTGGTTTAATGCCTACAACTAGGCTGAATTTTGTGCTATTAAAGACCTTTGGTAATGTTAGCTGGCTTTGAGATTCAATTCTTACCTAAAACGCCAGAGCGTGGGGGTCacactaaataattaactaataacAAGATTGTTAGCAATACATCTTGTTAAGAATGCAGGTGGTTGATGGATGTTGTTGGTGGGatactctctctttctctctcttgtgTGTGTGTGCTTGGATTCAATGGATCATAAAGAACTAGTCAGGCATGCTACTTAAAATATTTGGGGTCTGTCCGATTATATGTTCAGTCGAGGGTTTAGCTGGAATCTAAATCTTGCTGTTATCTTATTCTTTAGCCTCATCATTTTCTGATCTCCTTCTGCCATGTTAAGCAAAGGGGCTAGCTAATTTCTCCCTCTATCATGCATGGGCAGAAACAAAGGTTGTTGGTAAGTTACCTTAGGAAGCAGAAAAGCTATATTGTCCATTCCTCTTTTGCAGTGCCTTTTTCAATCAGGTATAATTGGTGGCTCGACATTTACGACTTAGTGCGTTTCAAAAGTAATGATGAACATTTGGTAAATGTCGAGTGTGAACTTGCGGTAGATAATTTGAACGTTTTATATGCTCTATCTGCTCCCTAATTCGGCGTGCAAAGCGCAGTCAGTTGTGCGGCGTAAATAGTCGAGCTGGATTTTGCAGGTTATAAATTTGACGAGCATGACCGTGACTCGGTCCATTTAAGGTTGCAATTTGCTCGCTATCCTGGTGCGAGGTCAGGTGGCGGGCATCGCGGAAAACGTTAAATAATGCAGTTATGCAGGTGATTAATACTTTCCTTTATCCGCTCAACCTCTTATTATTCTTCGCGGTTAGATGGTAAGAAAAACTTTATTGTAAAACAATGAATCAAGCTAAATCATGGAACGACGCTTCTCTGTAGGATTTGCGCAAACTGGGGAGGTTATGATAATGAGGGATGATACAACAGCGTTGCAGTTACAAGAATTACACAAATCTATGAATGGACGCCTTCGTTAGGATGAAAATGAATTGTGTTTTTTGATAATTATGGGGCAATTAGTAGAGACTATGGTGTGCTTCTGTTAGaaaattgccaattttatttgctTCAGATTGCTTGAGACTGTGTCCATATGCATTTTGGAAGATACTAGTAAATTTATTTCTAGATGAGCAGTGAATATCTTTTGAATGTCTGCGTTGGGATTGGGAGTTAGTGACCACAATCTACGTTCATGGAAATACACACACTGACGAAACATGTAGCTATGGTAGTTCTAATGTGGTTGACACACGAAAATGGTAATATTAACTTTCGTAACTTCTCTCTGAAacttattcaaaacaaataaatgtTTAGTCGTGGAAACAAAAGGGGGGAGAGTTTTTTTGCTCGGTCTTTCTTCAGATTTTGATTTTGTGGTGTATCTTTCAGGTTTTGTAACTGTTTCTGTTTCCTTATTTCTCTAATATTTTCTTGAAAGTTTTATCCAATACCCGATTGGCTTCGTTTATCAtcctatttcatttaattttttgggGTCATGGTTGAGCAGTTCAGCCCTTGAGTGCGTTTTGATGGGTTTAGTTttttgagtgtcttgatggatgTGGGATGCATGGCAACTCGCTTTTGCTACCTCCTTAAGGCTCAACCAAGTCCAGTCtgcttttggattgagaacttgatttaattgtgatttttgaaacatgagtatatatatatatgtatatatatatttttttctcatcATGAAGTAATTCAATTTCAATCCCCATCATGTGTGCTGGTAGTTTACAAGCATAACTGAGGTAGTGGTGAACAGTGCCACTACTTAGTATGCAGCAATTATAAGCTGAAATGCGCAAAATATATTTCAAATCATCCAAATATTTCTGCGATCAAAATAGGATGACATATGATGCGTGACTATCTGAAGAATGATCTATTTGTTTTTGT carries:
- the LOC110648659 gene encoding RNA-binding protein 1 isoform X2; this encodes MADAYWRYSEARQQQQQAIPTLVGKRPRSDYDVPSGHELPNYYPRDDDRAALRAVRDSDSIGVSYDRYLRGTPMSAYSGGQSARPISGVPSRPVDDSRVVGIGRLDPGATVKDRTMGLGSGRPEAPLPPDATSTLFVEGLPSDCTRREVSHIFRPFVGYKEVRLVSKESRRPGGDPLVLCFVDFLSPAHAATAMDALQGYKFDEHDRDSVHLRLQFARYPGARSGGGHRGKR
- the LOC110648659 gene encoding RNA-binding protein 1 isoform X1, coding for MADAYWRYSEARQQQQQAIPTLVGKRPRSDYDVPSGHELPNYYPRDDDRAALRAVRDSDSIGVSYDRYLRGTPMSAYSGGQSARPISGVPSRPVDDSRVVGIGRLDPGATVKDRTMGLGSGRPEAPLPPDATSTLFVEGLPSDCTRREVSHIFRPFVGYKEVRLVSKESRRQPGGDPLVLCFVDFLSPAHAATAMDALQGYKFDEHDRDSVHLRLQFARYPGARSGGGHRGKR